In the genome of Apodemus sylvaticus chromosome 2, mApoSyl1.1, whole genome shotgun sequence, one region contains:
- the Apold1 gene encoding apolipoprotein L domain-containing protein 1 — MEKRAAWEPQGADALRRFQGLLLDRRGRLHSQVLRLREVARRLERLRRRSLAANVAGSSLSAAGALAAVVGLSLSPVTLGASLVASAVGLGVATAGGAVTITSDLSLIFCNSREVRRVQEIAATCQDQMRELLSCLEFFCRWQGRGDRQLLQSGRDASMALYNSVYFIVFFGSRGFLIPRRAEGATKVSQAVLKAKIQKLSESLESCTDALDELSEQLESRVQLCTKAGRGHNLGISAELDAAFFF, encoded by the coding sequence ATGGAGAAGCGGGCGGCCTGGGAGCCGCAGGGCGCCGATGCGCTGCGGCGCTTCCAAGGACTGCTGCTGGACCGCCGCGGCCGGCTGCACAGCCAAGTGCTGCGCCTGCGCGAAGTGGCCCGGAGGCTGGAGCGTCTACGCAGGCGCTCCCTGGCGGCCAACGTGGCGGGTAGCTCGCTGAGCGCCGCGGGCGCCTTGGCTGCCGTCGTGGGGTTGTCCCTCAGCCCGGTCACCCTGGGAGCCTCCCTGGTGGCGTCGGCCGTGGGCTTAGGGGTGGCCACCGCCGGAGGGGCAGTCACCATCACGTCCGACCTCTCCCTGATCTTCTGCAATTCCCGGGAGGTGCGGAGGGTGCAGGAGATCGCCGCCACCTGCCAGGACCAGATGCGCGAGCTGCTGAGCTGCCTGGAGTTCTTCTGTCGGTGGCAGGGGCGCGGGGACCGCCAGCTGCTGCAGAGCGGGAGGGACGCCTCCATGGCTCTTTACAACTCTGTCTACTTCATCGTCTTCTTCGGTTCACGGGGCTTCCTTATCCCCAGGCGCGCCGAGGGGGCCACCAAAGTTAGCCAGGCCGTGCTGAAGGCCAAGATTCAGAAACTGTCTGAGAGCCTGGAGTCCTGCACTGACGCCCTGGATGAACTTAGTGAGCAGCTGGAGTCCCGGGTCCAGCTCTGCACCAAGGCCGGCCGTGGCCACAACCTCGGGATCTCCGCTGAGCTGGACGCTGCGTTCTTTTTCTAA